The DNA window TCGAGATCGATGCGGCGGGAAACAGATTGCGGCGCGCGGGCGCGCAGGGATTCCCGCACAGCAGCTTCGGCGGCGGCTGCCCGAAGCTTGCCGCCCATGCCGCCTTCGCCCAGCCCGGCCAGGTTCTGACAGAGGCCGTCGCGATGCCGAATGGCGATGCATTCCTGACGCTGGCGCGCACCGTGGACGGCCCGCAGGCCGCATATGCCGAGCGGCCGCGCCGCACGGCCCTGCTCATCGGCTGCAGCCTCGCCCACAAGGACCGCGTCGTCTATGGCGCCGCCCTTCCCGCAAACGCGAATTTGGCGACGCCCGTCGGCCCTGCCTGCAGGCTTTGCGAGCGCCAGGGATGCCTCGAGCGCGCGGAACCGCCGCTTACCCGCCCGCTGGGACTGGACGAGATGGTGACGGGGTTCAGCGTCTACGATTTCCAGTGAGGCTTCAGCCGGCAAACCGTTCGAGCGCCCGGCGGAACAGCGCGGCGTCGACATTGCCGCCCGAGGCGACCACGATCACCGTATCTCCTTCGACCTCCCCGCCATGGAAGAGCGCGGCTGCGAGCGCCACCGCACCACCCGGTTCGACCACGATCTTGAGCCGGTCGAAGGCGAGCGCCATCGCGTGCAGGGCCTCCTCGTCGGTGACGACGATGCCCGCGCCGCACAGCCGCTTCATGATGGGGAAGGTGATCCTGCCCGGCGAGGGCGTGACGATCGCGTCGCAGATCGAGCCCGCCATTGCCGGGTTGCGCTCGATCTCGCCGGAAGCGAGCGAACGGGTCACGTCGTCAAAGCCCTCGGGCTCGCATGGGCGCGGCTTCAGCCCGGGGGCACGCGCCTCCAGGGCCAGCGCGATGCCGGAGATCAGGCCGCCACCCCCGCAGGGGATGAGCACCGCCGCCCGGTCCACGCCGGCCTCCATCGCCTGCTCGGCCAGCTCCAGCCCGATCGTGCCCTGGCCCGCGATCACGAGCGGCTCGTCGAAGGGCTTGATCAGCGTCAGCCCTCTTTCTGCGGCCAGCCGCGCGCCGATCGCGTCGCGATCCTCCGTGGCGCGGTCATAAAGCACCACCTCGGCGCCATAGGCGCGCGTGTTTTCGAGTTTCAGCCTCGGAGCATCCGAGGGCATGACGATGACGGACGGAATGCCGTGCATGCGCGCCGCCAGCGCCACGCCCTGGGCGTGATTGCCCGAGGAAAAGGCGATGACACCCTTCGCCCGCACGGCCGGATCGAGCCCCGAGATCGCCGACCACGCGCCACGGAACTTGAAGGAGCCGGTGTGCTGAAGGCATTCGGGCTTGACGAGGACATGACGCCCAGCGATCTCGTCAAGAAAGGGCGAGGCAAGAAGCGGCGTGCAGCGCGCACGCCCGGCAAGGCGGGTGCGTGCGGCTTCTATCATGGCGATATCGGTCATGGGTCCGCAATCCTTGAGATGGAGCGTGAGTCAGGCAGGCGCACCATGCCTATCGCGAAGCACGGGCTCTGTCATCTCCCTTCCCGGACGAAGCCGGGCGCCGGATCAGTGAGGCGGAGCGATGCGCTGCCCGCTTGCGGCATCGAAGAGATGAGCCTTCTCGGCGGCGACCTGTAGTCTCAACCGATCGCCGGTGCGCATCGCGACGCGATCGCGAAGCTGTGCGGAGATCACCTGCTCGCCGATGCGGGCCTGGATGAAGGTTTCCGAGCCTGTGGGCTCCACATTGGTCGCCACCGCCTCGATTCCATCGTCTCCTTCGCCCAAGCCGATGTGCTCCGGCCTGATGCCGTAGACCACCTTTCCGCCCGCCCTCCGGATCCCGGCGGGGAGGACCGCTCCGCCGGGAAGGCGCACGGCGCCCTGCTCCATTTCGCCTTCCAGCAGGTTCATGGCCGGCGAGCCGATGAAGCTCGCGACAAAGGTGTTGTTCGGCCGGTCGTAGAGTTCGAGCGGCGCCCCCACCTGCTCCACGATGCCGTCCCGCATCACCACGATCCGGTCGGCCATGGTCATGGCCTCGATCTGGTCATGCGTCACATAGACCGTGGTGGTACGGATGCGGGCATGGATATCCTTCAGCTCGGCACGCATCTGCACACGCAGCTTGGCATCGAGGTTGGAGAGCGGCTCGTCGAACAGGAAGACCTGCGGGTTGCGCACGATCGCCCGCCCCATGGCGACGCGCTGGCGCTGACCGCCGGAAAGCTGCCGCGGATAGCGCTCGAGATAATCGGACAGGCCGAGGATCTTGGCCACTTCGCGGACGCGGACGGCGATCTCCTCCTTCGGCGTTTTCGCAAGGCGCAGCGAGAAGCCCATATTCTCCGCAACGGTCATGTGCGGATAGAGCGCATAGTTCTGGAACACCATGGCGATATCGCGGTGCTTGGGCTCCACATCGTTGATCACCCGCCCGCCGATGCTGATCGTGCCGCCGGTGATGTCCTCGAGACCGGCGATCATGCGCAGCAGCGTCGACTTCCCGCATCCGGAGGGGCCGACGAGGACGACGAAGGCACCATCCGGCACGTCGACCGAAACGCCCTTGATGGTCTCCAGCTTGCCGAAGGATTTCCGCACGTCGCGGATTTCGACCGATGCCATGTCTACCTCGTATGCTCAGCGAATGGGTGGGCAGCCTTGGCCCCCGCTACGCGGATGGCTGCAAGCAGGCTTAGTCCAGTATGGTATCCGGGGTCGAGATCGGGTGTGGCCGGTACGTAGTCCACAGGCCCTTCGGCCGTCATCGTCTGAAAGGCGATCGGCGGGTCGCCGCGCCAGTAGTGCCGGAAGAAGGCCGTATCGGCCCGCCGCCAGGCGGCCATGCTTTCGGGATTTCCGGTCAGCGACCAGGCGAGTGCCGCGGTGCGGATCGCCTCCGGCAGCGACCACCAGGGCTGGTAGGGGCTGAGCTTCTCACCGGTGGAGATCGAGACCGTCAGCGACAGGCCTGCCTCGGCAAAACCGAATCGGAGCGAGGCGAGCAGGATTTGCTCCAGAGCGCGCACCAATTGCGGGTCGCGGGAGGTCGGCGCGTAATCCAGGGCGAAGCCCGCGAACTCGATGCCGTGCCCGACATTGCAGCGGTCGTCCCCAGGTGCATCGCGCAGCAGGTATGTCGCTTGATCGAGATGCCGCTCGATCACATGGGCGATGAAGCGCTCCGCGAATGCCGCGTGACCACCCAGGTCCAGCCGCTCCAGCATGCCGGCCGCGCCGAGCAGGATCATGCGCGGGCCGAAATCGTCCGCTTGGGTCTCCAGCGCGACAGGGCCGAGCTCGGCCTGTTCATTCATCTGGAACCGGCCCTCCTCGATCGCGGCGATCACGCGGTGAAAATAATCGAGATGGCCGGGCAGGTCGTCGGGCCGATAACGGTGCGCCGCCGCGATCAGCCCCTTGGCCGCGAAGGCATCCGAATAGGTGAAGATCCCGCCCGCGGGCTTTTGCCCGACGACTGCGCCGTCCCCTTCCGCGCGCAGGGGCCGCATGTCCGCATCGTAGCGGAAATAGATATGCCCGTCGGCGCTCTGAAGCTCCTTCAGGAGCCCATAGAGCCGCATCCCCGTCTCATCGAGTTTCTGCGCGAGCTCCGGCTGGCGGTCGGCGAAGAAGGCGGCGTGGGTGGCGATCGCCTCCAACCCGCGCCCCTGGATCCAGCCATAGGTAAAGTCCGGCCCGCGCAGGCCGTCGGCGCGGGTGTAATCGGCAAGCGTGAGGCTGCTGAGCTTCGTGTCGAGGAAGCCGCGGCCGAGCGGTTCCCGGTCGAGCATCCAGCCGAGCGTGCCGGCATTGGCGCTTTCGTAGCGCCGGGCCGCGTTCTTCAGGAAAGCCTCGCTCATTCCTTCAGCCCGGTGCTTGCCACGCTCTGCACGAAGTTGCGGCGCAGGATGACGAAAAGCGTGATGGAGGGGACCAGCACCGTGGCGGATGCCGCGCTGAGCCGCCCCAGGTCCACCGTAAAGCCGGTCTGGAAGAGCGCCAGCCCCACCTCGATCGTGTAGCTCTCGCGCGTGGTGGTGACGATCATGGGCCAGGCGAAGGATGTCCAGGCCTGGAAGAAGGCCAGCACGGCAAGCGCCCCCAACGCGCCGCGCAGGAGCGGCAGGACGATGCGCCAGAAGATCCAGAACTCGCCGGCACCGTCGATGCGTGCCGCCTCCAGAAGCTCGTCCGGGATGGAATGCACGACGTTCTGGCGGATCAGGAAGATACCGAAACTCATCACCAGATAGCCGAGCAGAAGGCCCCAGGTGGAGTTCAGGACGCCCAGCATCTGCGCCTGGAAATAGAGGGGGATCATATAGACCTCGAAGGGCACGATGGCCGTTGCGAGGATGATCACGAAGATGACGTTGAGCGAGCGGAAGCGGAACTTCGCCAGCACATAGCCGGAGATCGCCGAGGTCGCCACGATGGCGATCATGGAGAGCACGGCAAAGGCAAGGCTGTTGAAGATCCAGCGCGCCAGCGGCGTGTCGGCCAGGACAGCGCGGAAGTTCTCGACCGTCGGGTCCGCCGGGATGACGGTCGGCGGCCAGACGAGCAGTTCCTGCGGCGTCTTGAACGCATTCGAGACCAGGAAGACGAGCGGCAGGAGCATGAGAAGAGAGAAGGCGAACAGAAAGATATCGATCGCCAGATTGACGAGCCGGCCGCGTGCGCGCATGCCTCCCCTCGCCTTCACGCCCGTTTCGCTGGTGGCACTCACCGCCGTCACGACCGCCCTCCCTTCTCGCGCAGTAGGCCGAACTGGATGAGGGTCAGCACAAGCACGATCGCAAGGAGCACCACGGCCTCCGAGGCCGCATAGCCGACCCGGTAGTTGCGGAAGCTGTTCTCCAGCATGTCGAGCACGAGCACCCGCACCTGGCGGCCCGGCGCGCCCTGCGAGTCCGAGGCGAGCACGAAGGCCTGCGCATAGACATTGAACCCGGAGATCAGGGTAACGACGGACACATAGAGCGTGATCGGCTTCAGCAACGGCACCGAGACGTGCCAGAAGCGCTGGATTCCGGTCGCGCCATCGAGCTTGGCCGCCTCAAAAAGAGAGAGCGGCAGGTTCTTGAAGCCGACCAGGTAGATGAGCACCGCATAGCCCAGCGCCTGCCAGGAGCAGAGAACGATGATGCAGATCACCGACAACACCGGATCGAAGAGCCAGGCCTGCGCCGGGATGCCGAAATACTGAAGCAGCGCATTCAGCGGCCCGAGCTTGGCGTCGAAGATCCATTTCCAGGCCATCGCCGCCGGCACCAGCGAGACGACATGGGGAATGAAGATCGCGGTCTCGTAGAAACCGGAGAAGCGCGATTGCGTCCGGTGGTGGATGAGGGCCGCAATAACCAGCGCCAGCGGGATGGTGACCGCCAGGACGCCGAAGGCGATGATCGAGGTGTTCACCAGCGCGTCAAGGAACAGCCGGTCGTGGAAGAGCTCACGGAAATTGTCGAGGCCGATGAACGGCTTGTTCTTGGACAGGATGTCCCATTTGTGCAGGCTCAGCCGCAGCGTCTCTCCGATCGGATAGATGCGCACCCAGGCGAAGATCGCGAGCGTCGGCAGGAACGCCAGCATCGCGAAGCGCCATCGTTTCCGCTGCAGCATGTGCTTTCCCGTGAAGGTGACCCGTTACGGCCAGGGCGGCCGGACGGCCGCCCTGGAACGATCTCGTTATCGAAGGCCGGCTATTCGGCCAGCAAGCCCTCGCGGCTGAGGATGTTGTTCGTTTCCTCCGCGGCCGAGGCGAGGAAGGCGTCGATCGCCGCATCGTCCTTCGCCAGATTCGCATTGCCGAAGGCGTTGGTGAGCTGGCCCGCAAGCCGCGTCAGCACTTCCTCGATCGGGCCAATGGCCGGCAACGTGAAGAACTCGTAGCCTTCCGGATAGTCCACGAACGCAGCGAAGGCGGGAACACGGTCCGTGACCACCGAATAGTCGACGCCGGAACGGTTCGGCAGCCAGCCTACGTTGTCCAGCAGCCAGATGAGGTTCTCCGGCTCGTTGGCGGCAAGCGTGAAAGCCCAGGCGGCCTCCGCATCCTCGCCCTCGACGGAGTTCACGTATAGATTCGTCGGCAGGGCGATCGAGCCGCGGGGCAGCGGAGCTGTCGCGTAATTGAGGTCGGGCGCCTTGGCGGCGATGTCGCCGATCACCCAGGATTCCCGGATGAACATGGCCGTCTGCCCGCGCTCGAAGGCCTCCGCATCGGCCGGCATCTCGGGCGTGACGGTCTTCAGCACATGGACGTTTTCCAGATACTGCTTCAGCGCCTTGCGGCCGGCCTCATTGGCGTAATTGGCGCGCCACTTGCCATCGCCCGCTTCCTCGATCACCGAGCCGCCATACTGGAAAAGGTTGATCCAGAACTTCTCCGCGATCCCCTGCCCGCCGCCGGAAAGCCGCAGGCTCCAGCCGGAAACGGTGGGGTTGCCGTTCGCATCCCGCTGGGTGAGCTTCTCGGCGTAATCGGTGTACTCTTCCATGGTCTGCGGCGGCTCCGTCAGCCCCGCCGCCTCGAACATGTCGACATTGTAGAAGAGCGCGCCCTGGCCGCGGAACAGCGGGACGCCATAGACCGTACCGCCCTTCCCCGCCGTATCGACGAAGAAGGCGTCGAAATTGGCCGGGTCGCTCACGAAGGAGGCCACGTTCTCCGGCGCGGCCGGCAGCAGATCGTTCTCGATATAGCGGCTGGCGGTGGAGCCAGCCAGCTCGATGACCGTGACGCCGGCGGAGCCGGAGGTGAGCCCCAGCGCGATCCGCTTCTCGTGCTCGCGCAGGGCGATCGCTTCCACGTTCACCTGCAGGTCGGGATATTCATCCTTCAGGGATTCCGCCACGTGCTCATAGAAGGGAGCCATCTCGGGATAGCCGCTCCACACCGTGATGGTCTGCGCGCTCACCGCCGTGGCTGTGATGGAAAGTCCCGCCGCCACGGCGAGCGCCAGCGGCGTTCCCGTGAAGCTCGCCATGAAGGATCGTGAATTGCGTGCCCTCTGCGCTCTCATCTTTTGCTCTCCCTTTGATTTTGAGCGGACGTGTTCCCTGATGAAAACCTGCCATGCAACCGGTTGCGCGTCAAGTGAAGCAAGAGGCGATTATTCTCCGCTCCTCCGGCCTCAGCGCTGCCCGACCAAGCTGATCGCAGTCCCTGCCAGCACTTCGGCACAGCCGGGCGCAAAGGTGGCCGGCATGCCGTAATAGCGATGCGCCTCGTCCACCTCGTAGCCGCCATGGGCATATTCCTCGCGCGGCGGGATATAGCCGGGATTGTCCTCGGCAAAGCCGGCGATGAAGAGCGGCTTCGAGCCGAATGCCTGCCGGATCGAAAGCGC is part of the Chelativorans sp. AA-79 genome and encodes:
- a CDS encoding threonine/serine dehydratase, with product MTDIAMIEAARTRLAGRARCTPLLASPFLDEIAGRHVLVKPECLQHTGSFKFRGAWSAISGLDPAVRAKGVIAFSSGNHAQGVALAARMHGIPSVIVMPSDAPRLKLENTRAYGAEVVLYDRATEDRDAIGARLAAERGLTLIKPFDEPLVIAGQGTIGLELAEQAMEAGVDRAAVLIPCGGGGLISGIALALEARAPGLKPRPCEPEGFDDVTRSLASGEIERNPAMAGSICDAIVTPSPGRITFPIMKRLCGAGIVVTDEEALHAMALAFDRLKIVVEPGGAVALAAALFHGGEVEGDTVIVVASGGNVDAALFRRALERFAG
- the ugpC gene encoding sn-glycerol-3-phosphate ABC transporter ATP-binding protein UgpC, producing MASVEIRDVRKSFGKLETIKGVSVDVPDGAFVVLVGPSGCGKSTLLRMIAGLEDITGGTISIGGRVINDVEPKHRDIAMVFQNYALYPHMTVAENMGFSLRLAKTPKEEIAVRVREVAKILGLSDYLERYPRQLSGGQRQRVAMGRAIVRNPQVFLFDEPLSNLDAKLRVQMRAELKDIHARIRTTTVYVTHDQIEAMTMADRIVVMRDGIVEQVGAPLELYDRPNNTFVASFIGSPAMNLLEGEMEQGAVRLPGGAVLPAGIRRAGGKVVYGIRPEHIGLGEGDDGIEAVATNVEPTGSETFIQARIGEQVISAQLRDRVAMRTGDRLRLQVAAEKAHLFDAASGQRIAPPH
- a CDS encoding carbohydrate ABC transporter permease; this encodes MRARGRLVNLAIDIFLFAFSLLMLLPLVFLVSNAFKTPQELLVWPPTVIPADPTVENFRAVLADTPLARWIFNSLAFAVLSMIAIVATSAISGYVLAKFRFRSLNVIFVIILATAIVPFEVYMIPLYFQAQMLGVLNSTWGLLLGYLVMSFGIFLIRQNVVHSIPDELLEAARIDGAGEFWIFWRIVLPLLRGALGALAVLAFFQAWTSFAWPMIVTTTRESYTIEVGLALFQTGFTVDLGRLSAASATVLVPSITLFVILRRNFVQSVASTGLKE
- a CDS encoding sugar ABC transporter permease — protein: MLQRKRWRFAMLAFLPTLAIFAWVRIYPIGETLRLSLHKWDILSKNKPFIGLDNFRELFHDRLFLDALVNTSIIAFGVLAVTIPLALVIAALIHHRTQSRFSGFYETAIFIPHVVSLVPAAMAWKWIFDAKLGPLNALLQYFGIPAQAWLFDPVLSVICIIVLCSWQALGYAVLIYLVGFKNLPLSLFEAAKLDGATGIQRFWHVSVPLLKPITLYVSVVTLISGFNVYAQAFVLASDSQGAPGRQVRVLVLDMLENSFRNYRVGYAASEAVVLLAIVLVLTLIQFGLLREKGGRS
- a CDS encoding extracellular solute-binding protein, whose protein sequence is MRAQRARNSRSFMASFTGTPLALAVAAGLSITATAVSAQTITVWSGYPEMAPFYEHVAESLKDEYPDLQVNVEAIALREHEKRIALGLTSGSAGVTVIELAGSTASRYIENDLLPAAPENVASFVSDPANFDAFFVDTAGKGGTVYGVPLFRGQGALFYNVDMFEAAGLTEPPQTMEEYTDYAEKLTQRDANGNPTVSGWSLRLSGGGQGIAEKFWINLFQYGGSVIEEAGDGKWRANYANEAGRKALKQYLENVHVLKTVTPEMPADAEAFERGQTAMFIRESWVIGDIAAKAPDLNYATAPLPRGSIALPTNLYVNSVEGEDAEAAWAFTLAANEPENLIWLLDNVGWLPNRSGVDYSVVTDRVPAFAAFVDYPEGYEFFTLPAIGPIEEVLTRLAGQLTNAFGNANLAKDDAAIDAFLASAAEETNNILSREGLLAE